In one window of Bizionia sp. M204 DNA:
- the trpS gene encoding tryptophan--tRNA ligase, whose product MARILTGIQSTGTPHLGNILGAILPAINMANKPENDSFLFIANLHTLTQIKDAELLRHNTYSTAATWLAFGLDIEKTVFYRQSDVPQVTELSWYLSCFFPFQRLTLAHSFKDKADRLEDVNAGLFNYPMLMAADILAYDAEIIPVGKDQLQHIEITRDVASRFHAQMGETFVLPTGKVADNTMLIPGTDGEKMSKSRGNFINIFLDDKKLRKQIMSIQTDSTALEDPKEWATCNCFALYNLLASDDEITAMKSNYEAGNYGYGHAKQALFELIVEKFAEPRERYHHYMNNLHEIDDALKVGAEKASQVANAVIARVRGKVGY is encoded by the coding sequence ATGGCAAGAATACTAACAGGCATACAAAGCACAGGAACACCGCATTTAGGTAATATTTTAGGCGCTATTTTACCAGCAATAAACATGGCAAATAAACCAGAAAACGATTCGTTTTTGTTTATAGCTAATTTACATACCCTAACCCAGATTAAAGATGCTGAACTATTAAGACACAATACCTACTCTACGGCTGCAACCTGGTTGGCTTTTGGTTTAGATATTGAAAAAACCGTGTTTTATAGACAGAGTGATGTACCTCAAGTGACTGAATTGTCATGGTATTTAAGCTGTTTCTTTCCGTTTCAGCGTTTAACGTTAGCGCATAGCTTTAAGGACAAAGCCGACAGACTAGAAGATGTAAATGCAGGGTTATTTAACTACCCTATGCTAATGGCTGCGGATATTTTAGCTTATGATGCTGAAATTATTCCTGTAGGAAAAGACCAATTACAACACATAGAAATCACACGTGATGTGGCATCTCGTTTTCATGCGCAAATGGGAGAAACATTTGTGTTACCAACCGGAAAAGTTGCAGACAACACCATGTTAATTCCTGGAACAGATGGTGAAAAGATGAGTAAAAGTCGCGGGAATTTTATCAATATTTTTCTAGATGATAAAAAACTCCGTAAGCAAATCATGTCCATCCAAACAGATAGTACCGCTCTAGAGGACCCTAAAGAATGGGCAACTTGTAACTGTTTTGCACTATATAATTTATTAGCTTCTGATGATGAGATTACTGCTATGAAATCCAATTACGAAGCGGGCAATTATGGTTATGGTCATGCCAAGCAAGCTTTGTTTGAGTTGATTGTTGAAAAATTTGCAGAACCTCGTGAACGCTACCATCATTATATGAATAATCTCCACGAAATTGATGACGCTTTAAAAGTTGGTGCTGAAAAAGCGAGTCAAGTAGCAAACGCCGTTATTGCACGTGTTAGAGGGAAGGTTGGGTATTAA
- a CDS encoding radical SAM protein: MNIYKLLQLNRKIKSHRIKFLGLYLLHTFNQRYLAVNLDPVMACNLRCKMCYFTDADYVKTLKGQFKEAELEQVAQTIFKRALKLQIGCGTEPTLYKDLVKVVALGKAYNVPYISITTNANLLDEEKIEALIKAGLNEFTISLHGVHKESYENFMKKASYEKFHAAFKAFEKLKKHYEFKVRINYTFNKDNFYELADFFEHFNGESFDILQIRPIQKIGNTEYNDFDLETLRADYPKIINQIKARCKANNITLLASDTIPNHNKINDSSFIFDYTFCYVSPQKFWREGFNWQEESFNSYSKKIGWNKLLFRNIFKSKTELKSASNRLNYEIEFNS, encoded by the coding sequence ATGAATATTTATAAACTGTTACAACTCAATAGAAAAATTAAAAGCCACAGAATTAAATTTCTTGGCCTCTATTTGTTGCATACGTTTAATCAACGCTACTTGGCTGTAAATTTAGATCCCGTTATGGCTTGCAATCTGCGTTGTAAAATGTGCTATTTTACGGATGCGGATTACGTAAAAACGCTAAAAGGTCAGTTTAAAGAAGCTGAATTGGAGCAGGTTGCCCAAACTATTTTTAAACGTGCTTTAAAACTTCAAATTGGTTGTGGAACAGAACCAACTTTATATAAGGACTTGGTGAAGGTGGTAGCGCTAGGAAAAGCTTACAACGTTCCATATATTTCTATTACTACGAATGCCAATTTATTAGACGAAGAAAAAATTGAAGCACTAATAAAGGCTGGTTTAAATGAATTTACCATTTCCCTTCATGGTGTTCATAAGGAAAGCTATGAAAACTTTATGAAAAAGGCCAGCTACGAAAAATTTCATGCAGCATTCAAGGCTTTCGAAAAATTGAAAAAACACTATGAGTTTAAAGTACGTATCAATTACACCTTCAACAAGGATAATTTTTATGAATTAGCCGATTTCTTTGAGCATTTTAATGGCGAAAGTTTTGATATACTTCAAATTCGACCGATTCAGAAAATTGGAAATACCGAATACAACGATTTTGATTTAGAGACTTTAAGAGCAGATTACCCAAAAATTATTAACCAAATTAAAGCGCGTTGTAAAGCTAATAATATAACACTTTTAGCGTCTGACACCATACCAAATCACAATAAAATAAACGATTCTAGCTTTATTTTCGATTATACATTTTGCTATGTTTCTCCACAAAAATTTTGGCGTGAAGGCTTTAATTGGCAGGAAGAAAGCTTTAATAGCTATTCCAAAAAAATTGGATGGAATAAGCTCTTGTTTCGCAATATTTTTAAATCGAAAACAGAATTAAAGTCGGCTTCTAATCGGTTGAATTATGAAATTGAATTTAATTCATAA
- a CDS encoding RNA polymerase sigma factor, with protein MSLNQLILKCSNHDTQAQSELYQLFSSKLFSVCLKYSRNYAEAEDNLQDAFLTIFKKISQFNNKGSFEGWLKRIAINTALQRYRGQGVFEIINEDFIADEDIEIDDEDISLDFLLKIIQELPDRYRLVFNMYVLDGYSHKEIADLLRITDGTSKSNLARARKILKDKIEAYKAGFNAQSL; from the coding sequence GTGAGTTTAAATCAACTCATACTAAAATGTAGTAATCATGATACTCAAGCACAAAGCGAATTATATCAGCTCTTTTCGAGCAAATTGTTTTCGGTTTGTTTAAAGTATTCAAGAAATTACGCCGAAGCGGAAGATAATCTGCAGGACGCGTTTTTGACTATTTTTAAAAAAATTAGTCAGTTTAATAATAAAGGTTCTTTTGAAGGTTGGTTGAAACGCATTGCTATTAATACGGCGTTACAACGCTATAGAGGTCAAGGCGTTTTTGAAATAATAAATGAAGATTTCATAGCAGATGAAGATATAGAAATTGATGATGAAGACATTTCTCTTGATTTTTTGCTAAAAATTATTCAAGAATTACCAGACCGATATAGATTGGTTTTTAACATGTATGTGTTGGATGGTTATTCGCATAAAGAAATAGCTGATTTATTGCGCATTACAGATGGCACATCAAAATCGAATTTGGCTAGAGCACGAAAAATATTAAAAGATAAAATTGAAGCATATAAAGCGGGTTTTAACGCGCAATCATTATAA
- a CDS encoding peptidase U32 family protein gives MQHIELMAPAGNFESLQAALDNGANSVYFGVEQLNMRARATVNFTIADLPEIAKRCEAKNVRTYLTLNTIIYDHDLSIVKTLLKQAKEANITAVIAMDQAVISSARELGMEVHISTQLNITNIETVKFYAMFADTMVLSRELSLRQVKKITEHIEKEQIKGPSGRLIEIEIFGHGALCMAVSGKCYMSLHSHNSSANRGACKQNCRKKYTVIDQETGFEMELDNEYIMSPKDLCTIDFLDEIVDAGIKVLKIEGRGRAPEYVAKVIKCYRDAIDSVANDTYNKEKVISWMQELEKVYNRGFWSGYYLGQKLGEWSNSSGSQATQKKVYIGKGTHFYPKATIGEFKIEAFDVTVGDTILVTGPTTGAKEMVVTELMVNNSRTDKGSKGDLVTVPMDFKIRPSDKLYKIVENKVEA, from the coding sequence ATGCAGCATATAGAATTAATGGCACCTGCAGGGAATTTTGAATCACTTCAAGCCGCTTTAGATAATGGGGCCAATTCCGTTTATTTTGGTGTAGAACAGTTAAATATGAGAGCTCGTGCAACGGTTAATTTTACCATTGCCGATTTACCCGAAATAGCTAAACGTTGTGAGGCCAAAAATGTGAGAACCTACTTAACGTTAAATACCATTATTTATGATCACGATTTATCCATTGTAAAAACCTTATTAAAACAAGCCAAGGAAGCTAATATTACAGCAGTTATTGCTATGGATCAGGCCGTTATTTCTTCGGCTAGAGAGCTTGGTATGGAAGTGCATATTTCTACCCAATTAAACATCACGAATATTGAAACGGTTAAATTTTATGCCATGTTTGCTGACACCATGGTGTTGAGTCGAGAATTGAGTTTGCGACAAGTAAAAAAAATAACCGAACACATAGAAAAAGAGCAAATAAAAGGGCCTTCTGGTAGATTAATAGAGATTGAAATTTTTGGTCATGGCGCGCTTTGTATGGCTGTTTCCGGAAAATGCTATATGAGTTTGCATTCGCATAATTCTTCAGCAAACAGGGGAGCTTGCAAACAAAATTGCCGAAAAAAATATACCGTTATAGACCAAGAAACAGGTTTTGAAATGGAATTGGATAATGAGTACATTATGTCTCCAAAGGACTTGTGTACTATAGATTTTCTTGATGAAATTGTTGACGCCGGAATTAAAGTTTTGAAAATTGAAGGTCGAGGACGTGCACCAGAGTATGTAGCAAAAGTTATTAAATGTTATCGTGATGCTATAGATAGTGTTGCAAATGACACATATAACAAAGAAAAGGTTATTTCCTGGATGCAGGAATTAGAAAAAGTTTACAATCGTGGGTTTTGGAGTGGCTATTATTTAGGTCAGAAACTTGGCGAATGGAGCAATAGTTCTGGGTCTCAAGCTACACAAAAAAAGGTGTATATAGGTAAAGGCACACATTTTTACCCGAAAGCTACAATAGGCGAATTTAAAATTGAAGCCTTTGATGTAACCGTTGGAGATACTATTTTAGTTACGGGTCCAACTACTGGAGCTAAAGAAATGGTAGTAACAGAACTGATGGTGAACAATTCAAGGACTGATAAAGGTTCTAAAGGTGATTTAGTGACTGTTCCTATGGATTTTAAAATAAGACCTTCAGATAAATTGTATAAAATTGTTGAAAATAAAGTAGAAGCCTAA
- a CDS encoding rhodanese-related sulfurtransferase, with amino-acid sequence MQLYNTLSAKERTELIEQAGKERLTISFYKYAKIDNPNAFRDHLFLNWNNLDVLGRIYVAHEGINAQLSVPADNFTLFKNHLDTISFLENVRLNIAIEHDNFSFLKLKVKVRDKIVADGLNDDTFDVTNKGIHVEAEEFNQLIDDPNVVLVDMRNHYESEIGHFINAVKPDVDTFRESLDIIEADLRDHKEDKKLVMYCTGGIRCEKASAYYKHKGFKNVYQLEGGIINYVRQVEAKGLENKFIGKNFVFDERRSERISDDVIAQCHQCGEPADLHTNCANEACHLLFIQCESCKEKMENCCSTTCQEIIQLSFEEQKALRKGQGNSNDIFKKGRADHLPYKKDLRNIFENFKNSNS; translated from the coding sequence ATGCAACTGTACAATACCTTAAGCGCCAAAGAAAGAACTGAACTTATTGAGCAAGCGGGAAAAGAACGCTTGACTATTTCTTTCTATAAATACGCGAAAATTGACAATCCAAACGCATTTAGAGATCACTTATTTCTAAACTGGAATAACCTAGACGTTTTAGGACGTATATATGTGGCTCATGAAGGCATAAACGCTCAACTTTCCGTGCCAGCAGATAATTTCACGCTGTTTAAAAATCATTTGGACACCATATCATTTCTGGAAAATGTGCGATTAAATATTGCTATTGAACACGATAATTTTTCATTCTTAAAACTAAAAGTGAAAGTGCGTGATAAAATTGTAGCCGATGGTTTAAACGATGATACGTTTGATGTAACCAATAAAGGCATTCACGTTGAAGCCGAAGAATTCAATCAACTTATTGACGATCCAAACGTGGTTTTGGTAGATATGCGAAATCATTATGAAAGTGAAATAGGTCATTTTATAAATGCCGTAAAACCAGATGTGGATACTTTTCGGGAGTCTTTAGATATTATTGAAGCGGATTTACGAGACCATAAAGAAGATAAAAAATTGGTTATGTATTGCACAGGTGGGATTCGTTGTGAAAAAGCGAGTGCGTATTACAAACATAAGGGGTTTAAAAATGTGTATCAATTGGAAGGTGGTATCATTAATTATGTGCGCCAAGTGGAAGCAAAAGGATTAGAGAATAAATTTATAGGCAAGAATTTTGTATTTGATGAGCGTCGTTCTGAAAGAATTTCAGACGATGTTATAGCACAATGTCACCAATGTGGTGAGCCTGCTGATTTGCACACCAATTGTGCCAATGAGGCGTGTCATTTACTTTTTATTCAGTGTGAGTCTTGTAAGGAAAAAATGGAAAACTGCTGTTCTACAACCTGTCAGGAAATTATTCAATTATCTTTCGAAGAGCAAAAAGCCTTGCGTAAAGGACAGGGTAATAGCAACGATATCTTTAAAAAGGGACGAGCCGATCATTTGCCGTATAAAAAAGACCTGCGTAACATTTTTGAAAATTTCAAGAATTCTAATTCCTAA
- a CDS encoding ferredoxin: MVIITLQRHKCIGCNYCVEMAPNQFQMSKKDGKTVLLHAIEKKGFFTLKSNDFSILEACENASKACPVKIISVKNN, encoded by the coding sequence ATGGTAATTATTACCTTACAACGGCATAAATGTATTGGCTGCAATTACTGTGTGGAAATGGCACCAAACCAATTCCAGATGTCCAAAAAAGACGGGAAAACAGTGTTGTTGCACGCTATAGAAAAGAAAGGTTTTTTCACTTTAAAATCAAACGATTTTAGCATCTTGGAAGCGTGTGAAAATGCATCAAAAGCGTGTCCTGTCAAGATTATAAGCGTTAAAAATAATTGA
- a CDS encoding 1-acyl-sn-glycerol-3-phosphate acyltransferase, whose protein sequence is MTVFKYIFWVFYRIWFYVLVAVPIIILLPLLLVSILKESWYPYFYRLARLWARFILIGMGFNTHISLAEKPKRKASYMFIANHTSMADIMLMLVVSKNPFVFVGKKELAKIPLFGFFYKRTCILVDRSSEKSRKAVFLRAQRRLKQGLSICIFPEGGVPDEDVILDDFKDGAFRLAINHQIPIVPLVFLDNKKRFPFTFFSGSPGKMRAIGFPFIPTDGLHVADTKELNKDTRQTILKQLLKDS, encoded by the coding sequence ATGACGGTTTTTAAATATATTTTCTGGGTATTTTATCGCATTTGGTTTTATGTGCTTGTGGCAGTACCTATTATCATCTTGTTACCTTTATTATTAGTTTCCATACTTAAAGAATCTTGGTATCCTTATTTTTACAGATTAGCGCGACTTTGGGCACGATTTATTTTAATAGGCATGGGATTTAACACACACATTTCTTTAGCCGAAAAGCCAAAACGAAAAGCTAGTTATATGTTTATTGCCAATCACACCTCTATGGCTGATATTATGCTCATGCTAGTAGTGTCCAAAAATCCGTTTGTATTTGTTGGTAAGAAAGAACTGGCTAAAATTCCGTTATTTGGTTTCTTTTATAAGCGTACCTGTATTCTGGTAGATAGAAGTTCTGAAAAAAGCAGAAAAGCCGTATTTTTAAGAGCGCAGCGTCGTTTAAAACAAGGATTGAGTATTTGTATCTTTCCTGAAGGTGGTGTGCCTGATGAGGATGTTATTTTAGACGACTTTAAAGATGGCGCTTTCAGGTTAGCTATTAATCATCAAATTCCTATAGTTCCTTTAGTGTTTTTAGATAATAAAAAACGGTTTCCCTTTACTTTTTTTAGCGGAAGTCCGGGTAAAATGCGCGCCATTGGATTTCCTTTTATACCAACTGATGGCTTACATGTTGCCGATACTAAAGAGTTGAATAAGGATACACGACAAACTATTTTGAAGCAATTATTAAAGGACTCATAA
- a CDS encoding peptidoglycan DD-metalloendopeptidase family protein, translating to MKSNFTYAIFISFLIFSFNKTYSQDFMSGKGDTEFIFNEAKIPCLTVAQREQIKSQLQYNVNVLKQQNKLAYNEAHKVGGHVLFAWPLQQAPAFNYNDTWAISGYVDHNTAFPNQLLDYNCGSITYDTASGYNHQGLDIYLWPFSWKQMDDSQTEIIAAAAGQIINKGDGQFDRSCNFNNNTWNAVYVQHNDGSIAWYGHMKNGSVTSKNIGDMVSVGEVLGTVGSSGNSTGPHLHFEVYTDNSYTQLIDPYYGNCNSMNVDSWWLNQKPYSNPNINAALTHTDNPVVFPTCPTAETTYESNTFELGDTIYLTAFLRDQVAGTNLSVQILRPDNSSFYSSSFNTTTTSSSWYYYWYFNSFDAIGDWKWQVTYEGQTVTHLFTIQTLGIDENELQTVAVYPNPTTSNIYISSGNQIITKVKIVDIHGKIIKTITNNVDGITTVNLEDISNGLYFLSLESTTNQKKTIKVIKA from the coding sequence ATGAAATCTAATTTTACGTACGCCATTTTTATTAGTTTTTTAATATTCTCGTTTAACAAGACCTATTCTCAAGATTTTATGTCTGGAAAAGGAGATACTGAATTCATTTTTAATGAAGCTAAAATACCTTGTTTAACAGTCGCACAAAGAGAACAGATTAAAAGCCAATTACAGTATAATGTGAATGTATTAAAACAACAAAATAAATTAGCTTACAATGAAGCCCATAAAGTTGGTGGCCATGTATTGTTTGCATGGCCGCTGCAACAGGCACCTGCCTTTAATTACAATGATACATGGGCCATTTCTGGATATGTAGATCACAATACAGCTTTCCCCAATCAATTATTAGACTATAATTGTGGAAGCATTACCTATGATACTGCTTCTGGTTATAATCATCAAGGTTTAGATATTTATTTGTGGCCATTTTCTTGGAAACAAATGGATGATTCTCAAACAGAAATTATTGCAGCTGCGGCTGGTCAAATTATAAATAAAGGCGATGGTCAGTTTGATAGAAGTTGTAATTTTAATAATAATACTTGGAACGCCGTTTATGTACAGCACAATGATGGAAGTATTGCTTGGTATGGCCATATGAAAAACGGCTCTGTGACTTCAAAAAATATTGGAGATATGGTTTCTGTTGGTGAGGTTCTTGGAACCGTAGGTAGTTCCGGTAACTCCACGGGTCCACATTTACATTTTGAAGTTTATACAGACAATAGCTACACACAACTTATAGACCCCTATTATGGCAATTGTAATAGTATGAATGTGGATTCTTGGTGGTTAAACCAAAAACCATATAGTAATCCAAACATTAATGCTGCCTTAACGCATACTGATAATCCTGTTGTATTTCCAACTTGTCCAACCGCAGAAACAACTTATGAAAGCAACACGTTTGAACTAGGCGATACCATTTACTTAACGGCCTTTTTAAGAGATCAGGTAGCAGGAACCAATTTAAGCGTCCAGATTTTAAGACCTGATAACTCCTCCTTTTATAGTTCTTCCTTTAATACAACGACAACTAGTTCTTCGTGGTATTATTATTGGTATTTCAACTCTTTTGATGCCATTGGTGATTGGAAATGGCAAGTTACATACGAAGGGCAAACGGTAACACATTTGTTTACGATTCAAACGCTTGGTATTGATGAAAATGAATTACAAACCGTTGCTGTTTATCCAAATCCAACGACAAGTAATATTTATATTTCTTCAGGAAATCAGATTATAACAAAAGTTAAAATAGTTGATATTCATGGTAAAATAATCAAAACTATAACTAATAACGTTGATGGTATTACAACTGTAAATTTAGAGGATATTTCTAACGGGCTTTATTTTTTAAGCCTTGAAAGTACTACAAATCAGAAGAAAACTATCAAAGTTATAAAAGCGTAA
- the ricT gene encoding regulatory iron-sulfur-containing complex subunit RicT codes for MSCNTCSTGKDGQPKGCKNNGTCGTDSCNKLTVFDWLANMTLPNGQEPFNWVEVRFKNGRKHYYKNTENLTLSIGDIVATQAEYGHDIGMVTLTGELVRVQMKRKKVSETDPEFFKIYRKASQKDIDIWSDARDLEEPMKVKARQFAIDLKLYMKISDIEYQGDGSKATFYYTAEERVDFRELIKLFAKEFKTRIEMKQVGFRQEASRLGGIGSCGRELCCSTWLTDFRSVSTSAARYQQLSLNPLKLAGQCGKLKCCLNYELDTYLDALKDFPKTEIKLYTEKGTAVCQKTDIFKGHMWYAYEGEWMNWHLITTAQANEIIALNKEKKKPASLEEYAVELIKDTKSEYENVVGQDSLTRFDSLKHNKKRKSNNRKGNRPPNRAKATNKDAQAKDGNRPKANKPKPRNRPKPRKETVNKDTNTNIKAGANKPNKPNKRRKPQGKKNDSNDAK; via the coding sequence ATGAGTTGTAACACTTGCTCAACAGGCAAAGATGGACAACCAAAAGGTTGTAAAAACAATGGTACCTGTGGCACAGATAGTTGTAATAAATTAACGGTATTTGATTGGCTAGCAAACATGACACTACCTAATGGTCAAGAGCCATTTAATTGGGTTGAGGTTCGTTTTAAAAACGGACGAAAACACTATTATAAAAATACAGAAAATTTAACTTTAAGTATTGGGGATATTGTGGCAACCCAGGCGGAGTATGGCCACGATATTGGTATGGTTACGTTAACAGGTGAATTAGTACGTGTACAAATGAAACGTAAAAAAGTTTCGGAAACAGATCCGGAATTTTTCAAAATATACCGAAAAGCTTCACAAAAAGATATAGATATTTGGTCTGATGCTCGTGATTTAGAAGAGCCTATGAAAGTGAAAGCACGTCAGTTTGCTATCGATTTGAAATTATACATGAAAATTTCAGATATAGAATATCAAGGTGATGGTAGCAAGGCTACTTTTTACTATACAGCAGAAGAGCGTGTGGACTTTAGAGAGCTAATTAAACTATTTGCCAAAGAGTTCAAAACCCGTATTGAAATGAAACAAGTTGGTTTCCGTCAAGAAGCCTCGCGTTTAGGAGGTATAGGTTCTTGTGGTCGGGAATTATGTTGTTCTACCTGGTTAACAGATTTTCGTTCGGTAAGTACATCAGCTGCACGGTATCAGCAATTATCATTAAATCCGTTAAAACTTGCTGGGCAGTGTGGTAAATTAAAATGCTGTTTAAATTATGAATTGGATACCTATTTGGATGCGCTTAAAGATTTTCCAAAAACCGAAATAAAACTCTATACAGAAAAAGGGACAGCTGTTTGCCAAAAAACAGATATTTTTAAAGGTCACATGTGGTATGCATACGAAGGTGAATGGATGAATTGGCATTTAATTACAACGGCTCAAGCCAATGAAATTATTGCGCTTAATAAAGAAAAGAAAAAACCGGCAAGCTTAGAAGAGTATGCGGTTGAATTAATAAAAGATACTAAAAGTGAATATGAAAACGTTGTGGGACAAGATAGTTTAACACGTTTTGATAGTCTAAAACACAATAAAAAACGTAAAAGTAATAACCGAAAGGGAAACAGGCCGCCAAACAGAGCCAAAGCAACCAATAAGGATGCACAAGCCAAAGATGGAAACAGACCAAAAGCTAATAAGCCTAAACCTAGAAATAGACCTAAACCTAGAAAAGAAACGGTAAATAAAGACACTAATACGAATATTAAAGCAGGTGCTAATAAACCGAATAAGCCAAATAAAAGACGTAAGCCACAAGGTAAAAAGAACGATTCCAATGATGCCAAATAA
- the recA gene encoding recombinase RecA, whose product MSNEKDAKLKALQLTLDKLDKAYGKGTVMKMSDQAVVDVDAIPSGSLGLDIALGVNGYPRGRVIEIYGPESSGKTTLTLHAIAEAQKAGGIAAFIDAEHAFDRTYAEKLGVDIDNLIISQPDNGEQALEIADNLIRSGAIDIVVVDSVAALTPKSEIEGEMGDSKMGLHARLMSQALRKLTASISKTNCTVIFINQLREKIGVMFGNPETTTGGNALKFYASVRLDIRRSTQIKDTDGNVQGNKTRVKVVKNKVAPPFRLAEFDIMYGEGISKVGEILDIAVEFDVIKKAGSWFSYGDTKLGQGRDAVKALIKDNPELMDELEVKIKELIKSA is encoded by the coding sequence ATGAGCAACGAAAAAGACGCAAAATTAAAAGCGCTACAACTTACTTTAGACAAACTAGATAAGGCTTACGGCAAAGGAACGGTAATGAAAATGAGTGATCAAGCTGTTGTTGATGTCGACGCTATTCCTTCGGGGTCTTTAGGATTAGATATTGCACTAGGTGTTAATGGCTATCCAAGAGGTCGTGTTATAGAAATATATGGTCCAGAATCTTCTGGTAAAACAACGTTAACCTTACATGCTATTGCTGAAGCTCAAAAAGCTGGTGGAATTGCTGCTTTTATTGATGCAGAACATGCTTTTGATAGAACTTACGCTGAAAAATTAGGAGTAGATATTGATAACTTAATTATTTCGCAACCTGATAATGGTGAACAAGCATTAGAGATTGCCGATAATTTAATTCGTTCTGGTGCTATTGACATTGTCGTTGTTGACTCGGTAGCTGCTTTAACACCAAAAAGTGAAATTGAAGGTGAAATGGGTGATTCTAAAATGGGATTACATGCTAGATTAATGTCTCAAGCCTTACGTAAATTAACAGCCTCTATTAGCAAAACCAATTGTACGGTGATTTTCATTAACCAATTACGTGAAAAAATTGGGGTTATGTTTGGAAACCCAGAAACAACAACAGGTGGTAATGCATTAAAATTTTATGCTTCGGTACGTTTAGATATTAGACGTTCAACACAAATAAAAGACACAGACGGAAATGTGCAAGGAAATAAAACCAGAGTTAAAGTGGTTAAAAATAAAGTTGCACCACCTTTTAGATTAGCTGAATTTGATATTATGTATGGCGAAGGTATTTCCAAAGTAGGTGAAATATTGGATATTGCTGTAGAATTTGATGTTATTAAAAAAGCAGGATCGTGGTTTAGTTATGGCGACACCAAATTAGGACAAGGTCGTGATGCAGTTAAAGCGCTTATTAAAGACAATCCAGAACTCATGGATGAGTTAGAAGTGAAAATAAAAGAGCTTATAAAATCAGCTTAA
- a CDS encoding TlpA disulfide reductase family protein, with protein MKLYIYFFITLFFFNCHKKETAKNVINQYELRAKANSKIQYDITLIDSFSLNDVWNRTGQVLIEKTKNDTLFGMSFFVESYSFEISYLYDNYKSFEISNRDGNYELVSSYGFLGSPGGQLIIEEIFGLDSFYKTVNLVDYEDEYQLQFTFENDTTFQINNIQKIININKTTFSPSKIKITSEKLGERTSKTFLISKVLVNDKVTKFIDNKKNGLLELDIINSQSFNKISMVGTQFKTNNLPNLWNDEPLVISENFPALINFWEVWCSPCIKSLPKLKYLQNKYNDKISVIGISTESPEKSKRMLLSKKVDYINLKGTEKTLQDYNINSFPTYFLVDKNGIIIKEYSSYSDAIETDIKAL; from the coding sequence ATGAAACTATATATTTATTTTTTTATAACCTTATTTTTTTTTAATTGTCACAAGAAAGAGACGGCAAAAAATGTTATCAATCAGTATGAATTAAGAGCCAAAGCGAATAGTAAAATTCAATACGATATAACGCTGATAGATAGTTTCTCTTTAAATGATGTTTGGAATAGAACCGGACAGGTTTTAATTGAGAAAACCAAAAATGACACCTTGTTTGGAATGTCATTTTTTGTTGAATCTTATTCGTTTGAAATAAGCTATTTATATGATAATTATAAAAGTTTTGAAATTTCAAACAGAGATGGTAACTATGAATTGGTAAGTTCATATGGTTTCTTGGGAAGTCCAGGAGGTCAACTAATTATAGAAGAGATTTTTGGTTTAGATAGTTTCTATAAAACAGTTAATTTAGTGGACTATGAAGATGAGTATCAATTACAATTTACCTTCGAAAACGACACAACTTTTCAAATTAACAATATTCAAAAAATTATAAATATAAATAAAACTACATTTTCTCCTTCAAAAATTAAAATAACATCAGAAAAATTAGGAGAAAGAACTTCAAAAACATTTCTAATTAGTAAAGTGTTAGTAAATGATAAAGTTACCAAATTTATAGATAATAAGAAAAACGGACTTTTAGAGCTAGACATAATTAATAGTCAGTCATTTAATAAAATCTCTATGGTTGGCACTCAATTTAAAACTAATAATCTCCCTAATTTGTGGAATGACGAGCCCCTTGTTATTTCAGAAAATTTTCCTGCTCTTATTAACTTTTGGGAAGTTTGGTGCAGTCCTTGTATTAAATCATTACCAAAACTGAAATATCTTCAAAATAAATATAATGATAAAATTAGTGTCATTGGGATTTCAACAGAAAGTCCTGAAAAAAGTAAGAGGATGTTGTTAAGCAAAAAAGTAGATTATATTAATTTAAAAGGAACAGAAAAAACACTTCAAGATTACAATATAAACAGCTTCCCTACGTACTTTCTGGTCGATAAAAATGGGATTATAATTAAAGAATATTCTTCATATTCAGATGCCATAGAGACAGATATTAAAGCGTTGTAA